ACTTAGCCACCTCCCCTTGTGTATCCCCCTCCCTTGCGGAAGGGGTCTTGCAAGCAACACGAAGATAAAAAAGAGTGTGAGCACTTGGGCTCACACGAGCTTGTAGTAGGGGTGGTTCTCGTCCTTGATTTCCAGCCCGAGCTCCACAGCGGTCTCCGCGAGCATGATGTCCACCATGGCAACCGCAGGGAACACCTTCACGGCGTTGCCTATGGGACCGTAGAGCAGGAAGTCCGCACCCATCACCTGAGAGACGAGGTTGGTGCCCACATCCACTGGTGGATACGCCTCCTTGTGCTCCTTCTTGAACGTCTTCATCCAGTCCCATGCGCTCGCCGTGTTGTGGAACCCGCCGCCCGTGGGAAGCCCGAGGTGACCCTTGACGGCTATCACTGACCTCACGGTCGCCCCTGCGCCTGCGCCCAGTGGCAGGGCTGCCACATCGATGAGGGGGCGCTTTATGCCGCACTCCCTTGCGAGCTCCAGCATGCCCTTGGTCTCTCCATCACCCTCGAGTATCGTCATCTTGCCCTTCACAGTGGAGTCCAGCACGTTGAAGGCGAGCACGATAGCGGCATCGATGTTCGATTCCCTTATACCCTCTATCTCCTTCTCGTCTGCCGAGGCGTTGATGGAGTTATATATTGCCCTGTGGGATAGCCCCACCTCATCGCAGTACTTGGCTGCCGCCACCCTCACGTCTGCGACGCTCGAGTCGATGAGGAACGCAGTCTCACTGTCTATGCTCGCGAACCAGTCTATGTACCTCGCTATTGCCTCTGGCGTCTCGCCCACTATCTGATTCATGCAGGGCAAGCCCGTGATATCGCTCATCTCTGCCTGCTTGTTCCACAGCTCCTCAGCTGCGTCCTTGTCGAATATGCCCTTCTCGTCGTCCTGGACGATCTTGTGGCCTGTGTAGAACATCGAGCCCACACACACGGTGGGATACTCTCCTATCTGGCCTCCCACCTTGGTCTTTCCAAACTCGAATACCTCTTGTTTCTTGTCGTACTTAAACATCAAAAAGCCTCCTCACCCAAAGAACGCTGCTTTGACCATCAGGTACACGAGGAACAAGATGGTTCCGATGCTGAGACCATACACTATGCCGATGTCCCTGCCCACGCGCTTTCCAGCCCGCTGAGCAATCTCGGCATGCACGAACTCCACCTTTTCCTCCAAGGCATCCAGCCTCTCGGTCACCTGCCTGTAGTCTGCTTGGTCCACCACCACACTGGGTACTATGCCATCGTCCATGCTCACACCACCCAATATGCCACGGGAACGAGCACCAACAGCACTGCCAGCAGAAAGCCGAGCACGAAGCCCAGCGCCTCAGTGGCACTCACTCCAGACTCGAGCTTCTGAGTTCTTGCTATGATCTGTGCCCGATAGCGTATCTTTTCCACGATGTCGTTCAGACCAACCATCGGAGGAGCGAGCACAGTGGGAACACCCCGATCGTACACCTGCTCCTCCCTCTGCCCTTCCTCTGCCATCTTCATATCCCTCCTGATAAGAGCCCGAGTATCACGAGGGAAATCACCAGCCCTATCATCATGCCCTCAATCTTGCCAGCATACATGCCAGCGGTGTATTTGTTGAGCATGCCTATCTCTGCTATCTGCCTGTCGAGCTCCTCGAAACGGGCTCGGATGGTGGCGAGCTCTGCTGCCATCGGACGGTAGCCCTCGTATTCCTCCTCGGCAGCTGCCTCCTCCACCGCCAGCTCCACCAGCATGGGGGGCTCAGGATAGGCACCTGGGTCCCTGGCTATCGCATCCTGTATCGCCTTGGTAATCGCGGCCTCGTCCTCGGTGCCTATCATCTCTATGATTTCCACCTGCTTCTGGAACCTCTCGATTGCCTCTGGGGGCAGGTTCTCTATGTAGGGGATTGCACCCTTTGCGCCCACGATTCGGCTATCCTTCACGCCATTCTTGTGCAGGTTGATGATGGCGTCACCCGTGATATGCCCCTTCACCTCGGCTCCAGCCACGATGAGGAACCTGATGTTGGGGTTGGATATCACGTTGGCGACCAGCCTCTCGATGCCGATGTTCTCTGTCTTGGTGGGACCGGCCATGGCGGCTCCAGCCTTCACTGGAAAGTCGCTGAGGTGTGAGCCGAGTGTGGTCACTGCAACACACGACTGGGGGTCTCCCACGGCATACTCTCCCACGATGATGGGCCATCCCTCTGCAGGGCTTGCCTTCTCTGCCATCTCACACCCCTCCCATGGATGCCACACGTGTGTAGTACAGCACGAGTATTACCACGAACGACAGCAGAAGCCCGAAGATGAACCCATAGAAGGAGTTGGTGATGATGCCCGCATACCACGAGGTCTTCTCCCTGTGGGGCCAGGAGTTCAGCAGGGGGGCATCGGGCGCAAGAGAGTTCATCAGGTCATCCGCTATTTTATCGAGCTCGTCGATGGCATTCATCACGGGCTCGAGCTCATACAGAATGACGTCCTTGCGCTCCTTGGCGAGCAACCCCGTGAGGGGGTCGACCACCAGATGGAGCTCTGGAACAGCTCTCACCAGCGCCATCTACATCTCCTCCACTTCTGGTAGCATTCCAGTACCCAGCACCGCATAGGCGTCCCGCTTGACGAGCCTGAAGTAGCGCTTGAACGCCACCACCCATATGAGGACGCCCAGGACTGTGCTCAGGGCGGCAGCCGTGAAGCTCAGGGTGGCAAACGACCCCAGGCCACAGAAGAACATGGCAATCGAACTCGTGACCACGGCGAGGGTGAGTGTTCGTATCCTTGTCTCGTCTGGACCCAAGCAGGCGTTGAACGGGTGCAGTATGGCGAGTGCCCCTATTATGAGCACCATGCCCACAAAGCCGTTGTCTATCACCCTTGTGGTGATAGCATCGAACATGATGCTGCCTCCGATGAGAGTGCTAAGGCCAGTCAGGGTGAGGGCAGCAGCGCCACCCACCTCGGTGGTTGCCTGCTCGAGGGTGGGTATCCTCATCTTTATCACTCGGTTGGCGACCACCCCAATCACGAAGCCGATGCCACACGCCGTGGCAAACGACAGCAGGGGTCCCGCAAACCCGATGCCAGTCCTGTAGGACACCGAAAGCCCGAACAGCGAGGCAATGATTCCCATGCCCACCGAGAGGATGCCGATGGAGGGAATGCCCGTGCCCAGACCATACTGGCTGATTCTCGCCACAGCATCTGCGCCCCACACGGCAGCACATATCGCGGCAAACCCACCAAAGAAGGAGAACGTGTCCACGCCAAGGATGTCGTTCAGGCCCACGAGGTACATGCACACCAGACCCCCGATGATTCCGAGGGGGGCGGTCTGCTTTGCTCCTATCTCACTGTGTCCATTGCCTCCTGCCTGCGCACTCATAGCACCGCACCTCCGGGAACCACGTATATTGCGATGAGGGCACACAGAAACGTCGCCACGAGCGAGGCGACCACTGCCTTGGGCAGCCTCTTGAACTTGGGGTCATGGAAGCCCTCGATGGTGCCTCCTATGTTGTACGAGGCTATCACGGAGTTCACGAGGAAGATGCCGATTGCGAATATGCCAGACATGGCGGGGTCAGCGCTCACGTGGTACAGCATCCAGTACACGAGGGAGCCGCCCACGCCACCGAACAGCGCACCCAGCGTGCCGCTCACAAAGCACACCGTGGGCATGCCATGGCCCTCGGTGCCCTGCGAGACGTACAGGTCCTGCCTGTCCTTCGTGATGGGGTCATACTTCACTTTAGCAGATGCGGGCACCACGCCCACACCCCACACATATATGGCGTTGGCAATGAGCATCGTGAAGTCGAGCATGAGCATCGCGCCCACTGCCCCAGAGGCGAGCACGAGCGCCATCTGGTCAACTCCAGCGCCCACGGCGTTGAGCATGAACCCAGCGCTCACGAGCCCCGTGAGCCCAGAGCCCGTTGCCAGCATTGTGGTGCCCGTGCCTATTCCAGTGGTCTGTGCCATTGCCGCTGGGGCGCCGCCCACTGGTATGAAGTGCACCGCAAAGCACACCAGCACGCCGCCCAGCGTTATGCCAAGTATGAGGGTGATGGGATCTATCATGCGGCCGCCTCCGTGTTGTCCTGCTTGTATGGTCCGAACGTGTTTCTGGCATGCAGCTCGATGAGCCTGTTGAGCAGAATGGTGAGCACCACCACGCCCACACCCAGTGCCACTGCATACCAGCCCAGCCCTGCGGTGGGGTGAAGCAGCGTAGTTCTCCAGTTGTCAATGAACACGGTGAGCCCGAACGTGAGTCCTGTGGCGGGCCCTCCATACTTGGCACAGAACCATGCGTTGTCGATGGAGCTTCGAAGCCCTGCCTCCGCACGCCTCACGATGTCGCCAGAGTTGGCGGCGTTGAGCCCAGAGCCGAACTCGTAGTTCTGAAACTCCCTCTCTGAGCCATAGTGAACGTCGCCCGTGGACGAGGCGATTGCCCCCACCGTTATTCCCCATATGAGAGCGAGGAGCGGGATGGGGAAGGGGTGGGCGAGCAGCACGTGCATGATGTAGGAGATGATCAGTATGCAGAATATCGCGATGTACCCATGTCCCATGATGCCAAACAGGTGGTTTCTGATTACGTCGAGGTATATGGGTTGCTTGTACCTCCTCTGGCTCGCCGACCTTCCAAGATAGGGTGTGATGGCAAACAGCCCGAGGGCAATGGAGCCCATGAGCGCACCCACGGCGATCGCCATGAGGGGAGACACATTCGCACCGAGCAGCACTGAGGTGACGACCGCACCAGATGAGCACCACAGCCCATAGGCTGGTGGCTCACCCGATATCGCCTTGTTGAATATCCTGTGGGGCTTGCCCATCTGGGGTGCGAGCTGAACCTGTGAGTTCGGGTTGCTCTGGGAGCCTATGTCCGACTCAAGGTCCTCGGCAGCTCCAGCCACCGTCGCAGCTGCCCCCATGATTGCAACAAGACCCATCTCGAGTAAGATGTCCATCCGTTTTTCCTCCTCCTTAGCGTTTCCTCCTCCCGAGTGTTGTTGAGCGCTCGCAAGTGGTTGGTGTCGAGCAGTGTATGAGGTGGGTTGAGTTGGTGCAAGCTTATTCGGAGTGAGTAATTAAAGCTTTCGTCAAAACCACTCATGAAGTCTGAGGCATGGCGCTGGCGGACACGGTTATATACCATCCTTTCGAGTTGGAGCTGGAGGATAGCATGTTTCCCACCACCAGAATGAGAAGACTGAGGCGGGCAAAGTTCAGGAGGCTCGTGGCACAGACCGTGCTGTTGCCGTCCGACCTGATATATCCCATCTTCGTGGATGAGAGGCTCGAGAGCCGAAGGGAAATCCCCTCCATGCCCGGGCAATACAGGCTGCCCATCAATGAGGTGGCACACGAGGTCAGACAGTGCATGGAAATGGGAATCGGGGGCGTGATACTGTTTGGCATCCCCTCCCACAAGGACGAGCTGGGCTCGAGTGCGTGGGGTGAGGGAGACGTGGTGCAGAGGGCAGTGAGGCACATACGCTCCGAGCTTGGCGACGAGCCCCTCGTGATTACCGATGTGTGCATGTGCGAGTACACCTCCCATGGGCACTGCGGGGTGCTGCGGGAAGGGGAGGTGGACAACGATTCCACCCTCGAGTACCTGAAGAGGATAGCGGTGAGCCATGCACGGGCAGGAGCAGACATCGTGGCACCCTCTGGCATGATGGATGGCATGGTGAGGGCGATACGATGCGGGCTGGACGAGGCTGGATACAAGGACGTGGCCATCATGTCGTATGCAGCCAAGTACGCCTCCTCGATGTACTCTCCGTTCAGGGATGCCGCAGACTCCGCATACGCCTTTGGGGACAGGCGCTCCTATCAGATGGATGTGAGGAACTCGGACGAGGCACTGCGAGAGGTGGAGCTGGACATCGCGGAGGGCGCTGACATCGTGATGGTGAAGCCAGCGCTTGGATATCTCGACATCGTGCGAAGGGTCAAGGAGCGCTTTTCTGTACCCACCGCCGCGTACAGCGTGAGCGGTGAGTACTCGATGGTCAGGGCTGCCTCCCTCAGAGGATGGATAGACGAGAAAGAGGTGGTGGACGAGCTGCTGCACTGCATCCGCAGGGCTGGAGCCGACATAATAATCACATACTTTGCCAAGGAGTGGGCAGAAGCATGGACGAGCACGTGATGGAAGCACTTGGAAAGGCGAAAGTGGTGATAAGGGATGGCAGGGTCGTTGAGGTGGGAGAGCCCCTCATCGAGTACTGCCCCCTCTTCCATGCGGCCCGTGGCATAGAGCGCCTGACTAAGGAGGCAATAAGGGAGAACATCGCGTTTCGCATAAGGGACGTGGGGATGTTCACCCCAAGGCGCAGCTTTGAGCCCGAGAAGTTCGTGGACTTTGGGGTGTCCGAGATACTGATGAGCGCGCTCGCACGAGGGCTGCTCGATGCCGCCGTCACGGTATGTGACGGTGCAGGAACGGTAATCAGCGACGACGCCGAGCTCGTGCAGGCGATTGGCGCAAGGATATCGGGGCTGGTGAGCACATCACCCATTGCGAGCACCATAGAGCACATCAAAGGGGCTGGGGGGCACGTGCTCGACGAGCAGCACGCCACGATAGACCAGGTGCGGGGGCTTGAAAGGGCGATGGAGCTCGGATACCGCAGGATTGGAATAACGGTGTCCACCGTAGAGGACGCCCGTGCATGCAGGCGCTTGGCGCGCGATGGCATGAGCGTGGCGCTGTTCGGGGTGCACCTCACTGGACTCACCCAGGCCGAGGCAAGGGAGATGGCTGAGCTGGTGGATGTGATGACTGCGTGCGCCTCGAGGCACGTGCGAGAGCAGGCTGGAGAGAGGGCACTGCTTCAGGCTGGAGCCAGCGTTCCCATGTTTGCCCTAACGCAGCTCGGAAAGGAGCTCATGCTGGAGAGGATGAAGGACGTACCCTCCCCTCTATTCGTAAGAAGGACAAAACTGCCCCACACCGAGCAGGGCAGAAGTCCAAGCCCCCTCGTGTGATTAGAGACCGAAGAACAGCACGCCCACGCCCAATAGGGCGATGATGAGCCCTGCCGCCACGTTGAGATGTCTCTCCCGCCTCGGGGAAATTGACAGTCGCCTCGTGGATGTGAGCGCAGCAAACACCAGAGCCACCATGAGGAGCACGGTGGAAAGAGCGAACAGCACCGTCGCCATCGCCACCGTCATCGCTCCATAGGGCACCGCAGCGAGCATCACTGGTATGAAGGGCACGCACGGGCTCACCGAGGCGAGCACGACGAGAAAATGGCCATATCTGTCGCCGTGGGCGTGTGAGTGGTCGTGAGTGTGCGAGTGGGAGTGCCCGTGGGAATGGGTGTGCCCCCTTAGCGAGATGAGCGTGTACACCATGCCAAAGCCCAGCAGCAGCGTTCCTGCAAAGATGTCCTCGAAGTTCTCGAGCACGCCTGCGACCCATACCCCAACTGCGATGGCGATTGCCGAGAGCACTATGGAGGTGGACACGTGCCCGATGCCGCCCATTGCCGTCACCCTAAGGGCCTTGGATGTGCCCCATCCTCTCGCCCTCGCAACGGCAGCAAAGGGCATCCAGTGGTCTGGAGCTACCGTGTGGGTGACCCCGAGCACTATGGCAGCGATTATGATTGCGGACTCTATGTGCATAACTCAACCACCTTGCATCCTTTTGGAATATTTTTAACCTTAAAAAGGTATTTATTATATATTTTTTAATCAATAGCAACTGTTAATACCTTTTTTCTCTATGTATTACGTGTTATGACAAAATTAAAATTAGGTGCTAATGCAGTGCTGGGGGTGGCTTGCCAACATGAATCTGTCAGTATGCACCGAGAGCACAACTGCCGTGGCAGATCCGCCAGCGCCAGCGGCACGATACCTGCAACCACCAGCGCAACTCTCATGATAACTGGGTGAACTTATAACTATCCATCGGCAAAAGGCTTATTATCCCATAGGACGATAGAGCGGCGCGTGCCGCTGTGGCTTAGCCCGGTAAAGCGACTGACTCGTAATCAGTAGATCGAGGGTTCAAATCCCTCCAGCGGCTCTGCTCTCAACTTTGTCGGCGGGAAATCTTCTTAGGGGTCACAACCATTCTGAACGACGATGCCCCACCTCCCACCTACTCCTCGAGCCTCCTCAGCGTGCAGTAGAACCTCTGCACAGCTGTGATGTGGCTTAGCACACCGACGACTGCAAGCCCCCATCCAAGGGGCAATAGTCCCAGCAGCTCATGTGGATATATCACGTTCAAAGATATTGCGAGGATGAGCACCACAAGCCTGTCCGCCCTTCCCATGAGCCCGCCATACACCCTCTCGAGCCTCACGGCCTGCGCCTGGACACCCATGTAGCTCGTGAGCAACACACCAGTGAGCGCCACGACGCCGAGCCACATGGGCACATATCCTCCGAATATTGCGCCGCACAGGATGAGCACATCGGAGTAACGGTCTATCACGTGGTCGAGAAAGTCCCCCCTTCTACCCTCCCGATGCAGCATGCGAGCAGCTGCCCCATCGAGGGCGTCCGCAAGTCCCGCAGCCACGAGGAGCACCAGTGCCAGAAGGAGCATGGGGACAGAATCTCTGGAGAGATACAGAGCAAGGGCGCACAGCGCCGAGAGCACCAGCGAGAGCCACGTGAGCGCGTTGGGGCTTATGCGCCCCCCTGCCATGTGGGTGGCTGCCCATGTGAGCAGTGAGCCCACCCTGCGCCTTGCGAACGAGTCGAGCGTCATCTCATGGACACGAGAGCAGAGATGACCTCTCTGTCTTTCTTCAGGGTCTTGAGGTGCCTTGCGGGCCCTATCATGGTGAGTCTCGTCTGGAGGCTGGGTTTCTTCAGCAGCCTTCTGAGCAGCGAGCTCTCCTCCTTCGCTGGGTAGCTCTCTATCTCTATGCCTATGAAGTCGTCGAGGTTAATCTCGCTCATCGTCATCTCTATGAGCTTGCTCTGCTCCTCTGGCGTGAGCCCCCTTTCGAGCACGAGTATTTTTCCCTGCCGCACGTTGTCGAGGATGTAGCGGATCTTCTCCATCGATGTCAGGGATGAGAGCATCTCTTCGGACACTAAGTCCATCTCAACGCCATTCATCGTGGTACTCATCGTCCGAACCTCCTCGTTATCTCCTCATACAGCTGCTCGATGTTGGTGCCCTCGAGGGCAGAGATGGGCACGATTGGATGCTGGGGAAATGCACTCTCTATGCGCTGGGGATTTGCCTCCTCGAGGTCTATCTTGTTGGCTACAATGATGAGCGGAAGCTCCCTTGCCTCCATGTTGCCCACCACCACCACGTTCACCTGCGTGAACGGGTCTTCCGTGGCGTCCATCACCAGTATCACGCCATCGAGGTCGTCGAGCCACTTCACCGCCTCTATCACGCCCTCAGTCGCCTCCTTTGCCCTGCGCTTTGCCTCCTCTTCTGAAAGCCCGTGTGCCATGAACTCGTGAAAGTCTAT
This window of the Methermicoccus shengliensis DSM 18856 genome carries:
- the mtrH gene encoding tetrahydromethanopterin S-methyltransferase subunit H; amino-acid sequence: MFKYDKKQEVFEFGKTKVGGQIGEYPTVCVGSMFYTGHKIVQDDEKGIFDKDAAEELWNKQAEMSDITGLPCMNQIVGETPEAIARYIDWFASIDSETAFLIDSSVADVRVAAAKYCDEVGLSHRAIYNSINASADEKEIEGIRESNIDAAIVLAFNVLDSTVKGKMTILEGDGETKGMLELARECGIKRPLIDVAALPLGAGAGATVRSVIAVKGHLGLPTGGGFHNTASAWDWMKTFKKEHKEAYPPVDVGTNLVSQVMGADFLLYGPIGNAVKVFPAVAMVDIMLAETAVELGLEIKDENHPYYKLV
- the mtrG gene encoding tetrahydromethanopterin S-methyltransferase subunit MtrG; this encodes MDDGIVPSVVVDQADYRQVTERLDALEEKVEFVHAEIAQRAGKRVGRDIGIVYGLSIGTILFLVYLMVKAAFFG
- a CDS encoding tetrahydromethanopterin S-methyltransferase subunit F; protein product: MAEEGQREEQVYDRGVPTVLAPPMVGLNDIVEKIRYRAQIIARTQKLESGVSATEALGFVLGFLLAVLLVLVPVAYWVV
- the mtrA gene encoding tetrahydromethanopterin S-methyltransferase subunit A, with translation MAEKASPAEGWPIIVGEYAVGDPQSCVAVTTLGSHLSDFPVKAGAAMAGPTKTENIGIERLVANVISNPNIRFLIVAGAEVKGHITGDAIINLHKNGVKDSRIVGAKGAIPYIENLPPEAIERFQKQVEIIEMIGTEDEAAITKAIQDAIARDPGAYPEPPMLVELAVEEAAAEEEYEGYRPMAAELATIRARFEELDRQIAEIGMLNKYTAGMYAGKIEGMMIGLVISLVILGLLSGGI
- a CDS encoding tetrahydromethanopterin S-methyltransferase subunit B; amino-acid sequence: MALVRAVPELHLVVDPLTGLLAKERKDVILYELEPVMNAIDELDKIADDLMNSLAPDAPLLNSWPHREKTSWYAGIITNSFYGFIFGLLLSFVVILVLYYTRVASMGGV
- the mtrC gene encoding tetrahydromethanopterin S-methyltransferase subunit MtrC; amino-acid sequence: MSAQAGGNGHSEIGAKQTAPLGIIGGLVCMYLVGLNDILGVDTFSFFGGFAAICAAVWGADAVARISQYGLGTGIPSIGILSVGMGIIASLFGLSVSYRTGIGFAGPLLSFATACGIGFVIGVVANRVIKMRIPTLEQATTEVGGAAALTLTGLSTLIGGSIMFDAITTRVIDNGFVGMVLIIGALAILHPFNACLGPDETRIRTLTLAVVTSSIAMFFCGLGSFATLSFTAAALSTVLGVLIWVVAFKRYFRLVKRDAYAVLGTGMLPEVEEM
- the mtrD gene encoding tetrahydromethanopterin S-methyltransferase subunit D; protein product: MIDPITLILGITLGGVLVCFAVHFIPVGGAPAAMAQTTGIGTGTTMLATGSGLTGLVSAGFMLNAVGAGVDQMALVLASGAVGAMLMLDFTMLIANAIYVWGVGVVPASAKVKYDPITKDRQDLYVSQGTEGHGMPTVCFVSGTLGALFGGVGGSLVYWMLYHVSADPAMSGIFAIGIFLVNSVIASYNIGGTIEGFHDPKFKRLPKAVVASLVATFLCALIAIYVVPGGAVL
- the mtrE gene encoding tetrahydromethanopterin S-methyltransferase subunit E, yielding MDILLEMGLVAIMGAAATVAGAAEDLESDIGSQSNPNSQVQLAPQMGKPHRIFNKAISGEPPAYGLWCSSGAVVTSVLLGANVSPLMAIAVGALMGSIALGLFAITPYLGRSASQRRYKQPIYLDVIRNHLFGIMGHGYIAIFCILIISYIMHVLLAHPFPIPLLALIWGITVGAIASSTGDVHYGSEREFQNYEFGSGLNAANSGDIVRRAEAGLRSSIDNAWFCAKYGGPATGLTFGLTVFIDNWRTTLLHPTAGLGWYAVALGVGVVVLTILLNRLIELHARNTFGPYKQDNTEAAA
- the hemB gene encoding porphobilinogen synthase, which gives rise to MFPTTRMRRLRRAKFRRLVAQTVLLPSDLIYPIFVDERLESRREIPSMPGQYRLPINEVAHEVRQCMEMGIGGVILFGIPSHKDELGSSAWGEGDVVQRAVRHIRSELGDEPLVITDVCMCEYTSHGHCGVLREGEVDNDSTLEYLKRIAVSHARAGADIVAPSGMMDGMVRAIRCGLDEAGYKDVAIMSYAAKYASSMYSPFRDAADSAYAFGDRRSYQMDVRNSDEALREVELDIAEGADIVMVKPALGYLDIVRRVKERFSVPTAAYSVSGEYSMVRAASLRGWIDEKEVVDELLHCIRRAGADIIITYFAKEWAEAWTST
- a CDS encoding methanogenesis marker 8 protein, with amino-acid sequence MDEHVMEALGKAKVVIRDGRVVEVGEPLIEYCPLFHAARGIERLTKEAIRENIAFRIRDVGMFTPRRSFEPEKFVDFGVSEILMSALARGLLDAAVTVCDGAGTVISDDAELVQAIGARISGLVSTSPIASTIEHIKGAGGHVLDEQHATIDQVRGLERAMELGYRRIGITVSTVEDARACRRLARDGMSVALFGVHLTGLTQAEAREMAELVDVMTACASRHVREQAGERALLQAGASVPMFALTQLGKELMLERMKDVPSPLFVRRTKLPHTEQGRSPSPLV
- a CDS encoding CDP-alcohol phosphatidyltransferase family protein codes for the protein MTLDSFARRRVGSLLTWAATHMAGGRISPNALTWLSLVLSALCALALYLSRDSVPMLLLALVLLVAAGLADALDGAAARMLHREGRRGDFLDHVIDRYSDVLILCGAIFGGYVPMWLGVVALTGVLLTSYMGVQAQAVRLERVYGGLMGRADRLVVLILAISLNVIYPHELLGLLPLGWGLAVVGVLSHITAVQRFYCTLRRLEE
- a CDS encoding DUF2073 domain-containing protein; protein product: MNGVEMDLVSEEMLSSLTSMEKIRYILDNVRQGKILVLERGLTPEEQSKLIEMTMSEINLDDFIGIEIESYPAKEESSLLRRLLKKPSLQTRLTMIGPARHLKTLKKDREVISALVSMR
- a CDS encoding Era-like GTP-binding protein codes for the protein MPFLIGLRRGLSSWIFRLLGRKRTARIGIYGPPNAGKTTLANRILRDWSGEAMGSVSPIPHETRRARRREGVMINANGRSVVLDVVDTPGLATKIDFHEFMAHGLSEEEAKRRAKEATEGVIEAVKWLDDLDGVILVMDATEDPFTQVNVVVVGNMEARELPLIIVANKIDLEEANPQRIESAFPQHPIVPISALEGTNIEQLYEEITRRFGR